One Robbsia sp. KACC 23696 DNA segment encodes these proteins:
- a CDS encoding YihY/virulence factor BrkB family protein — protein MSNPLSKRGALPRDDVLLAAETRSLGPSANLAKPAQADAEGSMASPVLRKCALISEPVKWWFQHRCASLSASIAFYSAFSLAPTLVLIIAIVSFFYGAEAAQGRLVAEIQDYVGDQAAAGIQAMISSAWNARVVAGTTLVSMVVVAVGASATFASLNTALNDICPPLAATGRGARATITKLIRARLISFALVIGAGFLIVFMLVLDTVVKVAERWMIGDASHAVLWADIIQRVLSFVILLGAFTAVLKLVPDALLEWRCASYGGFTSAVLFSAGKNVFSFYLAHAGTANSFGAAGSFAVVLMWLFYSAAVFLLGAEVMAAAARRRGLLAPLSDLKTAGR, from the coding sequence GTGTCCAACCCTCTCTCAAAGCGCGGAGCGCTGCCTCGCGACGATGTGCTGCTCGCCGCCGAGACGCGTTCACTCGGCCCATCCGCTAATCTAGCCAAGCCCGCGCAAGCAGACGCGGAAGGCTCGATGGCGTCGCCGGTGTTGCGCAAATGCGCATTGATTTCCGAGCCGGTGAAGTGGTGGTTTCAACACCGATGCGCCTCGCTGTCGGCGTCGATTGCGTTCTACTCCGCCTTTTCTCTCGCTCCTACGTTGGTGTTGATCATTGCCATCGTCAGCTTCTTCTACGGCGCCGAGGCGGCACAGGGGCGTCTGGTTGCAGAAATCCAGGATTACGTAGGCGATCAGGCCGCGGCCGGCATTCAGGCGATGATCAGCAGTGCGTGGAACGCACGCGTTGTCGCCGGCACGACGCTCGTATCGATGGTGGTCGTCGCCGTCGGCGCATCGGCAACGTTCGCGTCGTTGAATACCGCGCTGAATGACATCTGTCCGCCCTTGGCCGCTACGGGGCGCGGCGCTCGTGCGACGATCACCAAACTGATTCGTGCGCGGCTGATCTCCTTCGCCTTGGTCATTGGCGCAGGGTTTCTGATCGTGTTCATGCTGGTACTGGACACGGTAGTCAAAGTGGCGGAGCGCTGGATGATCGGCGACGCTTCGCATGCCGTGTTGTGGGCGGACATTATTCAGCGCGTATTGAGCTTTGTGATCTTGCTCGGCGCCTTTACCGCAGTGTTGAAATTGGTACCGGACGCCTTGCTCGAGTGGCGCTGTGCGAGCTACGGCGGCTTCACTAGCGCCGTGTTATTTTCCGCCGGCAAGAACGTGTTTAGCTTTTATCTGGCGCATGCCGGGACCGCGAATTCTTTCGGGGCTGCCGGCTCATTTGCCGTGGTGCTGATGTGGCTCTTTTATTCCGCGGCGGTGTTCCTGCTCGGTGCCGAGGTCATGGCCGCGGCGGCGAGACGCCGTGGCTTGCTGGCGCCGTTAAGCGATTTAAAAACCGCGGGCCGCTAA
- a CDS encoding PA2169 family four-helix-bundle protein, translated as MQNVTDTDKTVNTVLNELIEVSKDGEQGFRQAASEAHDSQLKVLFSARAADCARAATELQGAVTQHGGKPESGGTVAGALHRRWMQVKASVGSHDDTAILEEVERGEDSAKMHYRKALDRNLPADVRALVERQYQGVMQNHDKIRDLRNEYRARPH; from the coding sequence ATGCAAAACGTCACGGACACAGACAAGACTGTCAATACCGTTCTGAACGAATTGATCGAAGTGTCGAAGGATGGCGAACAAGGATTCCGCCAGGCCGCCTCGGAGGCACACGATAGTCAGCTTAAGGTACTGTTCTCTGCACGCGCGGCCGACTGCGCTCGCGCGGCAACTGAGCTGCAAGGCGCGGTCACCCAGCATGGCGGCAAGCCGGAGTCTGGCGGGACCGTTGCAGGGGCCCTGCATCGGCGATGGATGCAAGTGAAAGCCAGCGTCGGATCGCACGACGATACGGCAATCCTGGAGGAAGTAGAACGCGGTGAAGACAGTGCCAAAATGCATTACCGTAAGGCGCTGGATCGCAATTTGCCCGCGGACGTACGTGCGCTAGTGGAGCGGCAATACCAGGGCGTAATGCAGAACCACGATAAGATTCGTGACCTGCGTAACGAATATCGCGCGCGCCCGCACTGA
- a CDS encoding BON domain-containing protein, with protein MKASNLIKAASGVAVLALALSANAQITTTGTGAGASAPHETASEKISDGALTTKVKTSLAAQSNLKALHIHVKSTNGVVRLTGYVPDATQRSLAGETASNVSGVKSIRNNLKVDATK; from the coding sequence ATGAAGGCATCGAACCTCATCAAGGCAGCAAGCGGCGTAGCAGTTCTGGCACTGGCGCTGTCGGCCAACGCGCAGATCACGACGACCGGTACGGGCGCAGGCGCTTCGGCACCGCACGAAACCGCTAGCGAAAAAATCAGCGATGGCGCGTTGACGACGAAGGTAAAAACGTCGTTGGCCGCGCAAAGCAACCTGAAGGCGCTGCATATCCACGTGAAGTCGACGAATGGCGTCGTTCGCCTCACCGGCTATGTGCCGGATGCGACGCAACGTTCGCTGGCCGGTGAAACGGCATCGAATGTGAGCGGTGTGAAGTCGATCCGCAACAACCTGAAGGTCGATGCGACCAAGTAA
- a CDS encoding DUF2188 domain-containing protein — translation MYYDTSNETIYRVLRGKDGRWEVTQETAKRPLARFDRMDDAMQFARDVQAENRRYAWLTDRQA, via the coding sequence ATGTACTACGACACGTCGAACGAAACGATCTACCGCGTGCTGCGGGGGAAGGATGGGCGCTGGGAAGTGACGCAGGAAACCGCCAAGCGGCCTTTGGCACGCTTCGATCGTATGGACGACGCGATGCAGTTTGCGCGTGATGTGCAGGCGGAAAACCGCCGTTATGCATGGCTGACGGATCGCCAAGCGTAA
- a CDS encoding BON domain-containing protein, which translates to MQQSLVNALRLASLQSTFEGERGVTDSGGASDKSSKRVGAAPDDILSAAIAARLAAADDGEVDRVHVAVQRACVTLRGEVPTRRSMGRIEALIASCEGVMRIDNQMRVGYSH; encoded by the coding sequence ATGCAACAGTCATTGGTCAATGCTCTCCGGTTGGCGTCACTGCAAAGCACCTTCGAGGGCGAGCGCGGCGTTACCGACAGCGGGGGCGCGAGTGACAAGTCTAGCAAGCGTGTAGGCGCTGCGCCGGACGATATCCTCTCCGCCGCGATCGCCGCTCGGCTGGCTGCGGCGGACGATGGGGAAGTGGATCGGGTACATGTCGCGGTGCAGCGCGCCTGCGTTACCTTGCGTGGCGAAGTGCCCACGCGCCGTAGCATGGGAAGAATTGAAGCGTTGATCGCCAGTTGTGAAGGCGTGATGCGCATCGATAATCAGATGCGAGTAGGGTATTCGCATTGA
- a CDS encoding YbhB/YbcL family Raf kinase inhibitor-like protein: MTDFRLLSDDFAPDSHFGKDQELNNPDFGTSGKNLSPALRWEGVPADAKSLALTVYDPDAPTGSGFWHWVAIDIPVTTTSLPTDAGRASGDLMPQGSTQMLNDYGFPGFGGWAPPKGDKAHRYVFQIHALKVEKLGIPADATNAIARFMLHLNQIASASLTGYYAIA, encoded by the coding sequence ATGACCGACTTTCGCCTGCTGTCCGACGACTTTGCCCCGGACAGCCACTTCGGCAAGGACCAGGAGCTGAATAACCCGGATTTCGGGACCAGCGGCAAGAACCTGTCGCCGGCGCTGCGCTGGGAGGGCGTGCCGGCCGATGCCAAAAGCCTGGCATTGACCGTCTATGATCCCGACGCTCCCACCGGCAGCGGCTTTTGGCACTGGGTCGCGATCGACATTCCGGTGACGACGACGTCCCTTCCCACCGATGCCGGGCGCGCGAGCGGCGACCTGATGCCGCAGGGGTCGACGCAGATGCTGAACGATTACGGCTTTCCAGGATTCGGCGGCTGGGCGCCGCCGAAAGGCGATAAAGCCCACCGCTATGTCTTTCAGATCCACGCATTAAAGGTGGAGAAGCTCGGCATCCCCGCGGACGCCACCAATGCGATCGCGCGCTTCATGCTGCACCTGAACCAGATCGCCTCGGCCAGCCTCACCGGCTATTACGCCATCGCGTGA
- a CDS encoding nitroreductase family protein, whose amino-acid sequence MSDNPRRPTHPIDKVFTERWSPRAFAKDEITEDELLTLIEAARWAPSAYNSQPWRFVYARRDTPQFATLLACLGEFNQSWAKHASALVFVVSNSVLRPPGGDKDVPSRSHSFDAGAAWAYLALQATKSGWYTHGMTGVDFDKAFADLGVHAGFRVEAAVAIGRLGDKSQLPEGLQAREVPSDRQPLSSIAFEGRFPG is encoded by the coding sequence ATGAGCGACAATCCGCGCCGCCCCACCCATCCGATCGATAAAGTTTTCACGGAGCGTTGGTCGCCCCGCGCGTTCGCGAAAGACGAGATCACGGAAGACGAGCTGTTGACCTTGATCGAGGCGGCCCGTTGGGCGCCGTCGGCCTACAACTCGCAGCCCTGGCGCTTCGTCTACGCTCGCCGCGACACGCCGCAATTCGCGACGCTGCTGGCCTGTCTCGGTGAGTTCAATCAAAGCTGGGCGAAGCACGCTTCGGCGCTGGTGTTCGTCGTGTCGAATTCGGTGTTGCGTCCGCCGGGCGGCGATAAGGATGTCCCGTCGCGCAGCCATTCGTTCGACGCCGGCGCGGCCTGGGCCTACCTCGCATTGCAAGCGACGAAGTCCGGCTGGTACACGCACGGCATGACCGGCGTGGATTTCGACAAGGCATTTGCGGATCTGGGGGTGCATGCCGGCTTCCGCGTAGAAGCAGCGGTCGCTATCGGTCGCTTGGGCGACAAGAGCCAATTGCCGGAAGGCTTGCAAGCACGTGAAGTGCCAAGCGACCGGCAACCGCTTTCGAGCATCGCGTTCGAAGGCCGCTTCCCTGGCTGA
- a CDS encoding DUF1488 domain-containing protein → MDCFFPNVEPEYHGSPPEVRFLVRVDGAPVICSISAEALQDHFDAHGPFEDELLHAFVRGRQRISAVCIAALRRSHGDPVVLRSGMFRFAEAAMGKRYASELNGRGVRPAMAAMATSGRR, encoded by the coding sequence ATGGACTGCTTCTTTCCCAATGTCGAACCGGAGTACCACGGTTCCCCCCCGGAGGTACGCTTCCTGGTACGGGTGGACGGCGCACCGGTGATCTGTTCGATCTCGGCCGAAGCCTTGCAGGATCACTTCGACGCCCACGGGCCTTTCGAAGACGAGCTACTGCATGCCTTCGTGCGGGGACGCCAACGGATATCGGCGGTCTGCATTGCCGCGCTGCGTCGCAGCCATGGCGACCCCGTCGTGCTGCGAAGCGGCATGTTCCGCTTCGCGGAAGCCGCAATGGGCAAACGTTACGCCTCCGAACTCAACGGACGCGGCGTTCGCCCCGCCATGGCCGCCATGGCAACGAGTGGCCGACGGTAA
- the rpoN gene encoding RNA polymerase factor sigma-54, whose protein sequence is MNSPSIELRAKQSLTLTPRMQQSVRLLQLSALEFTQEVNDALANNPFLESDEPGSGNEADTGERQRAATSSDTPEVSEAAEYVSAASYNVDSIDNMDHFDGAAFSGDAASAAISDANDAMRDGHVSNTVESGPESALNPDGIGGVAEMRDLGLSEGSTEGAGDGADPYSSRQYAGDGFDPGEWMHSAPSLREKLHQSLRLTPLDSRDRLAALIIIESLEADGYLRMPFDELADISDCDPPLTHDELENAVRLVQTLDKPGIAARSLSECLQLQLQAMPESRARNLAIELAGAHLGRLAKREHAELQKRLGCDADTLRAVTALIRRLDPKPGESAAVDEHQYLIPDVIVRQIKGRWTVAINPAVMPRARVHRMYADMFAQSEGSSRSPLAQQLQEARWLLRNVQQRFSTIQRVAEVIVSHQRAFFDYGEIALKPLVLRDVADELSLHESTVSRATGNKYMATPRGIFEFKHFFPRELGTESGGTCSAAAVRALLKEMISGENTEAPLSDVTLAKLLAQQGVIVARRTVAKYRRLMKVPPAELRRAAI, encoded by the coding sequence GTGAACAGCCCATCGATTGAACTACGCGCCAAACAAAGTCTGACCCTGACCCCCCGCATGCAGCAGTCAGTGCGCCTGCTGCAATTGTCTGCGTTGGAATTTACGCAAGAGGTCAATGACGCGTTGGCCAACAACCCCTTCCTCGAAAGCGACGAGCCGGGCTCAGGCAACGAAGCCGACACTGGCGAGCGCCAGCGTGCTGCCACCTCCAGCGATACGCCGGAAGTGAGCGAAGCCGCTGAATACGTTTCCGCGGCTTCGTATAACGTCGATTCGATCGACAATATGGACCATTTCGACGGCGCGGCCTTCAGCGGCGACGCAGCCAGCGCGGCAATCAGTGATGCCAACGATGCAATGCGCGACGGCCATGTCTCCAATACCGTGGAGAGCGGCCCGGAAAGCGCATTGAATCCGGACGGTATCGGCGGCGTCGCGGAGATGCGTGATCTTGGCTTAAGCGAAGGCAGTACCGAGGGCGCCGGCGATGGCGCGGATCCGTACAGCAGCCGGCAATATGCCGGAGACGGATTCGATCCGGGCGAGTGGATGCACTCCGCGCCGTCGCTGCGCGAAAAGTTACATCAATCGCTCCGCCTAACCCCGCTCGACTCGCGCGACCGACTCGCCGCATTGATCATCATCGAGTCGTTGGAAGCCGATGGATATCTGCGGATGCCCTTCGATGAACTGGCCGATATCAGTGACTGCGATCCGCCGCTCACGCACGACGAATTGGAAAATGCAGTGCGCTTGGTGCAGACGCTGGACAAGCCAGGCATTGCCGCGCGCAGCTTGAGTGAATGCCTGCAATTGCAGTTGCAAGCGATGCCGGAGTCGCGCGCGCGCAATCTGGCCATCGAGCTGGCCGGCGCCCACCTCGGTCGCCTCGCGAAACGGGAACATGCGGAATTGCAAAAGCGACTCGGCTGCGATGCCGACACCCTGCGCGCCGTCACGGCGCTGATCCGCCGCCTCGACCCGAAACCGGGCGAGAGCGCGGCCGTCGACGAGCATCAGTACCTGATCCCAGACGTCATCGTGCGTCAGATCAAGGGCCGTTGGACCGTGGCGATCAACCCCGCTGTCATGCCGCGTGCGCGGGTACATCGCATGTACGCCGATATGTTCGCGCAAAGCGAAGGCAGCAGCCGCTCCCCGCTTGCCCAGCAATTACAGGAAGCGCGCTGGTTGCTACGCAACGTACAGCAACGTTTCTCGACGATACAACGCGTGGCCGAGGTGATCGTGTCGCATCAGCGCGCGTTCTTCGACTATGGCGAGATTGCGTTGAAGCCACTGGTCTTGCGGGATGTCGCCGATGAGCTGAGCCTGCACGAGTCCACCGTATCGCGCGCAACCGGCAACAAGTATATGGCCACGCCGAGAGGGATCTTCGAGTTCAAGCACTTCTTCCCCCGCGAACTGGGAACGGAAAGCGGGGGCACTTGCAGCGCCGCTGCCGTGCGGGCGCTGCTGAAGGAGATGATCTCGGGCGAAAACACCGAGGCGCCGCTTTCCGATGTGACGCTCGCGAAGCTGCTGGCACAACAAGGGGTGATCGTGGCGCGGCGGACCGTCGCGAAATATCGGCGCTTGATGAAGGTCCCGCCTGCGGAATTGCGACGCGCGGCGATCTGA